A region of Micromonospora chokoriensis DNA encodes the following proteins:
- a CDS encoding beta-ketoacyl-[acyl-carrier-protein] synthase family protein, whose amino-acid sequence MTRRRTVVTGVGVVAPGGASRDRFWKTITEGRTATRRITFFDPSPFRSQIAAECDFDPVAAGLSEAERRRADRYVQFALACSAEALADAQLVLTDAERDRAGVVLGTAVGGTMALEQEYVTVSEHGRRWLVDAARGGPYLYQALVPSSLAADVACRHGWHGPAQVVSTGCTSGIDAIGYAHQMIVDGEADVMLAGASDSPISPVTVASFDAIKATSPDNDDPAHASRPFDAGRHGFVLAEGGAVLVLEEAGHALRRGAHIYCEVAGYASRSNGYHMTGLRPDGLEMSLAVTDALKQGRIIPEQVSYISAHGSGTRQNDRHETAAFKRALGQRAYQVPISSIKSMVGHSLGAIGSIEMAACALAIEFGVVPPTANWSTRDPECDLDYVPNEAREVPVDVALSVGSGFGGFQSAMVFRRLAGSVAA is encoded by the coding sequence GACCGGGGTCGGGGTGGTCGCCCCGGGCGGCGCGAGCCGGGACCGGTTCTGGAAGACCATCACCGAGGGGCGGACCGCCACCCGGCGGATCACCTTCTTCGACCCGTCGCCGTTCCGGTCGCAGATCGCCGCCGAGTGTGACTTCGACCCGGTCGCGGCAGGGCTCAGCGAGGCCGAGCGTCGTCGGGCCGACCGGTACGTCCAGTTCGCCTTGGCCTGCTCCGCCGAGGCGCTCGCCGACGCCCAACTGGTGCTCACCGACGCGGAGCGGGACCGGGCCGGGGTGGTGCTGGGCACCGCCGTGGGCGGCACGATGGCGTTGGAGCAGGAGTACGTCACGGTCAGCGAGCACGGCCGGCGGTGGCTGGTCGACGCGGCGCGCGGTGGACCGTACCTCTATCAGGCGTTGGTGCCCAGCAGCCTCGCGGCCGACGTGGCCTGCCGGCACGGGTGGCACGGCCCGGCGCAGGTGGTGTCGACCGGTTGCACCTCCGGCATCGACGCCATCGGGTACGCCCACCAGATGATCGTGGACGGTGAGGCGGACGTGATGCTGGCCGGCGCGTCGGACTCGCCGATCTCGCCGGTGACCGTGGCGTCGTTCGACGCGATCAAGGCGACCAGTCCGGACAACGACGATCCGGCGCACGCCTCGCGTCCGTTCGACGCGGGCCGGCACGGGTTCGTGCTGGCCGAGGGTGGGGCGGTGCTGGTGTTGGAGGAGGCCGGGCACGCCCTGCGGCGGGGGGCGCACATCTACTGCGAGGTGGCCGGGTACGCCAGCCGCAGCAACGGTTACCACATGACCGGGTTGCGGCCGGACGGGCTGGAGATGAGCCTCGCCGTGACCGACGCCCTGAAGCAGGGTCGGATCATCCCGGAGCAGGTGTCCTACATCAGCGCGCACGGTTCGGGCACCCGGCAGAACGACCGGCACGAGACGGCCGCCTTCAAGCGGGCGCTGGGTCAGCGCGCGTACCAGGTGCCGATCAGCTCGATCAAGTCGATGGTCGGGCACTCGTTGGGTGCGATCGGGTCGATCGAGATGGCCGCGTGTGCCCTCGCGATCGAGTTCGGGGTGGTGCCGCCAACGGCGAACTGGAGCACCCGGGACCCGGAGTGCGACCTGGACTACGTGCCGAACGAGGCGCGCGAGGTCCCGGTGGACGTGGCCCTGTCGGTGGGCAGCGGGTTCGGTGGTTTCCAGTCGGCGATGGTGTTCCGCCGACTGGCCGGGAGCGTGGCGGCGTGA
- a CDS encoding beta-ketoacyl synthase N-terminal-like domain-containing protein, which produces MGAPRQRDGVSAPPARAVVTGIGVVAPSGIGADAHWRTVLAGTRRTGPITLFDPSGYPTRNGGEVPGFTPESYADSRQLVQTDRWTHLGFAATRLALADAGLPERAPDPYGYAVTLASSSGGNLFGQRELQRLWGGTSHTVGAYQSIAWFYAASVGQLSIHHQFKGPSGVLVAESAGGLDSLAHAARAVRRGTPVVIAGATECPLSPYALACQLRSGLLSEVTDPERAYLPFDASASGYLPAEGGAVFVVEELGHALARGARVYGEVSGWGSTHDAAHTTADSAGDPVQYARAMRLALDRAGVAADGIDVVLPDALGVPRYDRSEAEALRAVFGDRPPPVTTQKPLTGRAYQGGSALDVATALLAFAHDTLPASAGPDEVADGCELDFLREHRRPRNRLALVCARGFDGFNSALVLRGAAPTKGETS; this is translated from the coding sequence GTGGGTGCTCCTCGGCAGCGGGACGGGGTCAGCGCCCCGCCGGCCCGGGCGGTGGTGACCGGCATCGGTGTGGTCGCGCCCAGTGGCATCGGCGCGGACGCGCACTGGCGGACGGTGCTGGCCGGCACCCGGCGGACCGGTCCGATCACGTTGTTCGACCCGTCCGGGTACCCGACCCGCAACGGCGGGGAGGTGCCCGGTTTCACCCCGGAGTCCTACGCGGACAGTCGACAGTTGGTGCAGACCGACAGGTGGACGCACCTCGGCTTCGCCGCGACCCGGCTGGCGTTGGCCGACGCCGGCCTGCCCGAGCGGGCACCCGATCCGTACGGGTACGCGGTGACACTGGCCAGCTCGTCGGGCGGCAACCTGTTCGGCCAGCGGGAGCTGCAACGGCTCTGGGGCGGGACGTCGCACACGGTCGGGGCGTACCAGTCGATCGCCTGGTTCTACGCGGCCAGCGTCGGTCAGCTCTCCATCCACCACCAGTTCAAGGGCCCGAGCGGGGTTCTCGTCGCCGAGTCGGCCGGCGGGCTGGACAGCCTCGCGCACGCCGCCCGGGCGGTACGCCGGGGCACCCCGGTGGTGATCGCCGGGGCGACCGAGTGCCCGCTGAGCCCGTACGCGTTGGCGTGCCAGTTGCGCTCCGGTCTGCTCAGTGAGGTGACCGACCCGGAGCGGGCGTACCTGCCGTTCGACGCTTCGGCCAGCGGTTACCTGCCGGCCGAGGGGGGAGCGGTGTTCGTGGTGGAGGAGTTGGGGCACGCCCTGGCCCGGGGCGCCCGGGTGTACGGCGAGGTCAGTGGTTGGGGTTCCACCCACGACGCTGCGCACACCACGGCGGACAGCGCGGGAGACCCGGTCCAGTACGCGCGGGCGATGCGGTTGGCCCTGGACCGGGCCGGCGTCGCGGCGGACGGGATCGACGTGGTGCTGCCCGACGCGCTCGGGGTGCCCCGCTACGACCGCAGCGAGGCCGAGGCGTTGCGGGCGGTGTTCGGCGACCGGCCGCCTCCGGTGACGACGCAGAAGCCGCTGACCGGGCGGGCATACCAGGGTGGGTCGGCGTTGGACGTGGCGACCGCGCTGCTCGCGTTCGCCCACGACACGTTGCCGGCCTCGGCGGGCCCGGACGAGGTGGCCGACGGGTGCGAGCTGGACTTCCTGCGCGAGCACCGCCGGCCGCGCAACCGCCTCGCGCTGGTCTGCGCGCGGGGCTTCGACGGCTTCAACAGCGCGCTGGTCCTGCGGGGGGCCGCGCCGACGAAGGGGGAAACGTCATGA
- a CDS encoding antibiotic biosynthesis monooxygenase family protein, producing MSEQRARVVFLVRVPAPRTEAFLAAYEEVRHLVAEGVPGHLVDQVCRSSTDPEQWLITSEWASLADFETWERSPEHRDLVRPMRECFTDARSLRFHIHAQTPALA from the coding sequence ATGAGCGAGCAGCGGGCCCGGGTGGTCTTCCTGGTGCGGGTGCCGGCGCCGCGCACCGAGGCGTTCCTCGCCGCCTACGAGGAGGTGCGGCATCTGGTGGCCGAAGGGGTGCCGGGGCACCTGGTCGACCAGGTGTGCCGGTCGTCGACCGACCCGGAACAGTGGTTGATCACCAGTGAGTGGGCGAGCCTGGCCGACTTCGAGACCTGGGAACGCAGCCCGGAGCACCGGGACCTCGTCCGCCCGATGCGGGAGTGCTTCACCGACGCCCGTTCGCTGCGCTTCCACATCCACGCCCAGACGCCCGCCCTGGCCTGA
- a CDS encoding class I adenylate-forming enzyme family protein, with protein sequence MDEILFAGRSTDICLRLPEPIDRATLHQLVTTAQGRLGAAGLRPGGAAALRLPPSLAYVVNLLATWRAGAQAILLDHRLTDHEVDRALVRLTPQVVVAPIRSGGGALRIFVDVTEGVTPYADRPAVSGHAVIQLSSGSTGPSKVIGRTAADLVAEVHRYTQIDGVARPGERIILLPSMVHVLGLVGGLLYGLHVGVELVPPQRLSGDAVLAAIAADATPATVLGVPFHIGLLASTRPAGPLPQLRRMTTGGELVPAAVARAFTDRYGVPLGNMYGMTEVGVIGTDLHGSHRPSIAPAPGIEVRESGGELWVSCPASPYVGLSDPTRWADGWLHTRDAGTVDPDTGLVTVRGRLDSQVSVGGMKVDLTEVETTVAELPGVAAAVVVWDDGITAYVQPDGPLSEETLDKLLAERLAGYKRPRVLRLLDQLPRTTTGKLVRSTDALRSAASS encoded by the coding sequence GTGGACGAAATCCTGTTCGCCGGCCGCTCTACCGACATTTGTCTCCGTCTGCCCGAACCCATTGATCGGGCCACCCTGCACCAGTTGGTGACCACCGCGCAGGGGCGGCTCGGCGCGGCCGGACTGCGTCCCGGTGGGGCCGCCGCGCTGCGGTTGCCGCCGTCGCTGGCGTACGTGGTGAACCTGCTCGCCACCTGGCGGGCCGGGGCGCAGGCGATCCTGCTCGACCACCGGTTGACCGACCACGAGGTGGACCGCGCCCTGGTTCGGCTCACCCCACAGGTGGTGGTCGCGCCGATCCGCAGCGGCGGTGGCGCGTTGCGGATCTTCGTCGACGTCACCGAGGGCGTCACCCCGTACGCCGACCGCCCGGCGGTCAGCGGCCACGCCGTGATCCAACTCAGCTCCGGCTCCACCGGACCGTCCAAGGTGATCGGTCGCACGGCAGCGGACCTGGTCGCCGAGGTGCACCGCTACACGCAGATCGACGGGGTCGCCCGGCCCGGCGAGCGGATCATCCTGCTGCCCTCGATGGTGCACGTGCTCGGCCTGGTCGGTGGCCTGCTCTACGGGCTGCACGTCGGGGTCGAGCTGGTGCCGCCGCAGCGGCTCAGCGGTGACGCCGTCCTGGCCGCGATCGCCGCCGACGCGACACCGGCGACAGTGCTGGGTGTTCCCTTCCACATCGGACTGCTCGCCTCCACCCGGCCGGCCGGCCCGCTGCCGCAGCTACGGCGGATGACCACCGGTGGCGAGCTGGTGCCGGCCGCGGTCGCCCGTGCCTTCACCGACCGGTACGGCGTGCCGCTGGGCAACATGTACGGGATGACCGAGGTCGGGGTGATCGGCACCGACCTGCACGGGTCACACCGACCGTCGATCGCCCCGGCGCCCGGCATCGAGGTCCGCGAGTCCGGCGGTGAGCTGTGGGTGTCCTGCCCGGCGTCGCCGTACGTCGGGTTGAGCGACCCGACCCGGTGGGCCGACGGCTGGCTGCACACCCGCGACGCCGGCACCGTCGACCCCGACACCGGCCTGGTCACCGTGCGCGGTCGACTCGACTCGCAGGTCTCCGTGGGCGGCATGAAGGTCGACCTGACCGAGGTGGAGACGACAGTCGCCGAGCTGCCCGGGGTGGCCGCCGCGGTGGTCGTCTGGGACGACGGCATCACCGCGTACGTCCAACCCGACGGGCCGCTGTCGGAGGAGACGCTGGACAAGCTCCTCGCCGAGCGGCTGGCCGGCTACAAACGTCCTCGGGTGCTGCGCCTGCTCGATCAGTTGCCCCGCACCACCACCGGCAAGCTGGTCCGTTCGACGGACGCGCTGCGCTCGGCGGCCTCGTCGTGA
- a CDS encoding 4'-phosphopantetheinyl transferase family protein — protein sequence MGQLTASGRDTAYVWVGRDTGGQPDPAADLLRRAGALLLDRPAAELLLTHDSAGRPVVRTGRSERLPVSVSRTAGIVVVAARPAGAVGVDVERIRPLPALALARRWFPPTESAWLANRPEAARAVDFLRLWTAKEAVGKTLGRGLRGGGLLREMPPPGWPWRPVPGAETLWVGHPPLGGDVVLAVAVRATAQVEVAVAQWPGHDEAAERSASVERTSLPVVVRGN from the coding sequence GTGGGTCAGCTGACGGCGTCCGGTCGGGACACCGCCTACGTGTGGGTCGGTCGGGACACCGGCGGTCAGCCGGATCCGGCCGCTGATCTGCTGCGTCGGGCGGGCGCTCTGCTGCTCGACCGTCCGGCTGCCGAGCTGCTGCTGACGCACGACAGCGCGGGACGGCCAGTGGTCCGCACCGGACGGTCGGAGCGGCTGCCGGTCAGCGTCAGCCGTACCGCCGGGATCGTGGTGGTCGCCGCCCGCCCGGCCGGCGCGGTCGGGGTGGACGTGGAGCGGATCCGTCCGCTGCCCGCACTCGCGCTGGCCCGCCGCTGGTTCCCCCCGACCGAGTCGGCCTGGTTGGCCAATCGGCCCGAGGCCGCCCGGGCGGTGGACTTCCTGCGGTTGTGGACCGCGAAGGAGGCGGTGGGCAAGACGCTCGGACGAGGGCTGCGCGGTGGCGGACTGCTCCGGGAGATGCCGCCCCCGGGGTGGCCGTGGCGACCGGTGCCCGGCGCGGAGACCCTGTGGGTCGGCCACCCGCCGCTGGGCGGGGACGTCGTCCTCGCCGTCGCGGTGCGCGCGACGGCCCAGGTCGAGGTCGCTGTGGCGCAGTGGCCCGGTCACGACGAGGCCGCCGAGCGCAGCGCGTCCGTCGAACGGACCAGCTTGCCGGTGGTGGTGCGGGGCAACTGA
- a CDS encoding beta-ketoacyl-[acyl-carrier-protein] synthase family protein yields MVERRVAQLTGVHAISALGRGAEAQLAGALAGVAAFGAVRRFDTAARRVTVAATLPDVGALPDELTAAVDAACHAAGLTAAQRVGCPLLLAVHGGPAGPALAPGALAGQLAVRCGLSGHTRVYTSACVSASTAIADAATLIARGDVDRVVVAAGYLVESDQFALFDAGRALAVDGAVRPFSAHRRGLLLGDGVAAVVLESSVGRRHGVEPLATVAGWGRAGDAFHPCQPDPTGAGLARAVDAALRRSGLPARAVGYVNANATGTPQSDAAEAAALHRALGDHAARVPVSSTKSVHGHALEASGLLELVVTALALRDGALPVNAGWLAPDEACPLDVVVDRPRATTATHALTLNAAFGGANTALLVGVP; encoded by the coding sequence ATGGTTGAGCGACGGGTCGCTCAGCTCACCGGCGTACACGCGATCAGTGCCCTGGGTCGGGGCGCCGAGGCGCAGCTCGCCGGCGCGCTGGCCGGTGTCGCGGCGTTCGGGGCGGTACGCCGCTTCGACACCGCCGCCCGCCGGGTCACCGTGGCGGCCACCCTGCCCGATGTCGGTGCGCTGCCCGACGAACTGACCGCCGCCGTCGACGCGGCCTGCCACGCGGCCGGTCTCACCGCCGCGCAGCGCGTCGGATGCCCCCTGCTGCTCGCCGTGCACGGCGGGCCGGCGGGGCCGGCTCTCGCCCCGGGCGCGCTCGCCGGCCAGCTCGCGGTCCGCTGTGGACTGTCCGGGCACACCCGCGTCTACACCAGCGCGTGTGTGTCGGCGAGTACGGCGATCGCCGACGCGGCGACGCTGATCGCCCGGGGTGACGTCGACCGGGTGGTGGTCGCCGCCGGATATCTGGTGGAGTCCGACCAGTTCGCGCTCTTCGACGCCGGTCGAGCCCTCGCGGTCGACGGTGCGGTCCGCCCGTTCAGCGCCCACCGGCGGGGGTTGCTGCTCGGTGACGGGGTGGCCGCGGTGGTCCTGGAGTCCAGCGTCGGGCGTCGGCACGGGGTCGAACCGCTGGCCACCGTCGCCGGCTGGGGGCGGGCCGGGGACGCCTTCCACCCGTGCCAGCCGGACCCGACCGGGGCCGGGCTGGCCCGTGCTGTCGACGCCGCGCTGCGCCGGTCCGGGCTGCCGGCCCGGGCCGTCGGCTACGTCAACGCCAACGCCACCGGCACCCCACAGAGCGACGCTGCCGAGGCCGCCGCCCTGCACCGGGCGCTCGGCGACCACGCGGCGCGGGTGCCGGTCAGCTCCACCAAGTCGGTGCACGGGCATGCGCTGGAGGCGTCCGGGCTGCTCGAACTCGTGGTCACCGCGCTCGCGCTCCGCGACGGTGCGCTGCCGGTCAACGCCGGTTGGCTGGCCCCGGACGAGGCCTGCCCGCTGGACGTCGTCGTCGACCGGCCCCGCGCGACGACCGCGACCCACGCGTTGACACTCAACGCGGCGTTCGGCGGCGCCAACACGGCACTCCTGGTCGGCGTGCCATGA
- a CDS encoding beta-ketoacyl synthase chain length factor, with amino-acid sequence MTDLGSERSSDLRTHEAGSTTGPEAGVLARARWPEAGDDGPAPGVAGFVSSPFAPVVVAVAERCLRRRYGTAGVPVGVRTGIVLVSASGDRVSAEHVRATVEDGGRIGPLFFFQSVPNSVAGHVAARWGLRGPVVCLSPTGDPYADGVAEADLLRDDGDADEVLLILIEQAPDAPTEAVAVLLGGEGRP; translated from the coding sequence ATGACCGACCTCGGGTCCGAGCGATCCTCCGACCTCCGCACCCACGAAGCCGGATCGACGACAGGACCAGAGGCGGGCGTGCTGGCGCGGGCGCGGTGGCCGGAGGCCGGCGACGACGGGCCGGCGCCGGGAGTCGCGGGGTTCGTGTCCTCGCCGTTCGCGCCCGTGGTGGTGGCGGTGGCGGAACGGTGCCTGCGACGGCGGTACGGGACGGCGGGGGTGCCCGTCGGGGTGCGGACCGGGATCGTGCTGGTCAGCGCCAGTGGTGACCGCGTCAGCGCGGAGCACGTACGGGCGACCGTCGAGGACGGCGGACGGATCGGGCCGCTGTTCTTCTTCCAGTCCGTGCCCAACAGCGTCGCCGGGCACGTCGCGGCGCGCTGGGGACTGCGCGGGCCGGTGGTCTGCCTGAGCCCGACCGGTGACCCGTACGCCGACGGCGTCGCCGAGGCGGACCTGCTCCGCGACGACGGCGACGCCGACGAGGTGTTGCTGATCCTGATCGAACAGGCACCCGACGCGCCCACCGAGGCGGTCGCGGTGCTGCTGGGGGGAGAGGGACGACCATGA
- a CDS encoding class I adenylate-forming enzyme family protein — protein sequence MRKRGLRAALAADPEVGAGNVLARVLAHGADPDGPGLTFDTAVDGHPAEAPLTLGRLDERVAARAAWLHERGVRPRDPVAVWATAAADMVLSYLALARLGAIAALMNGKLRPEIAAEYIRRLRGVGVLADDEHTALLAGHDLGVPLLGTPAQAGGGDPSAAPAHYRHHPDDPIVITHTSGTTGVPKAVLHSHASLFAATRHLLTMPQAQGTHRILNALPAPHTATVLMVNQALGNSAQMLLLSEQDGERVLDAVQRWRPDGVFGFSVTWAELARFDLSGYDLDSVRLWFNTGDASHEPHIRRLVAVGWHDTVTRDGVARVPGSVFIDGLGSSEMGHSMFHITHRADTDRYGRCIGRPYRFATVAVLDADGEPVPTGEVGFLGIDSPSLFRGYWNDSATTYRFRQRGWYLTGDLVRADADGRYYHLDRAVDSVETGDGRRLYTALSEERILAACPDVTDCTVVIVAEAGEVVTDVLLELAAGADEAEDRTERVRTALGPDVGATVRRVVPVRSADIPVTVTGKVRKVVLRERYLTEAVS from the coding sequence ATGAGGAAACGAGGACTACGCGCCGCCCTGGCCGCGGACCCCGAGGTGGGCGCGGGCAACGTCCTGGCCCGGGTGTTGGCGCACGGCGCCGACCCGGACGGCCCCGGGTTGACGTTCGACACCGCCGTCGACGGGCACCCGGCCGAGGCACCGCTCACGCTGGGCCGGCTCGACGAGCGGGTCGCCGCCCGCGCCGCCTGGCTGCACGAGCGCGGGGTACGCCCCCGTGACCCGGTCGCCGTGTGGGCCACCGCCGCCGCCGACATGGTGCTCAGCTACCTGGCGTTGGCCCGGCTCGGCGCCATTGCGGCGTTGATGAACGGCAAGCTCCGCCCGGAGATCGCCGCCGAGTACATCCGCCGGCTGCGGGGCGTCGGGGTGCTCGCCGACGACGAGCACACCGCGCTGCTGGCCGGGCACGACCTCGGCGTACCGCTGCTCGGCACTCCCGCGCAGGCCGGCGGCGGCGACCCGTCCGCCGCCCCGGCGCACTACCGGCACCACCCGGACGACCCGATCGTGATCACCCACACCTCCGGGACGACCGGGGTGCCCAAGGCGGTGCTGCACTCGCACGCCAGCCTCTTCGCCGCCACCCGGCACCTGCTCACCATGCCCCAGGCGCAGGGCACCCACCGGATCCTCAACGCGTTGCCCGCCCCGCACACCGCGACGGTGTTGATGGTCAACCAGGCGCTGGGCAACTCCGCTCAGATGCTTCTGCTGTCCGAACAGGACGGTGAGCGGGTGCTCGACGCCGTCCAACGCTGGCGTCCCGACGGTGTGTTCGGCTTCTCGGTCACCTGGGCCGAGTTGGCCCGCTTCGACCTGTCCGGGTACGACCTGGACTCGGTGCGGCTGTGGTTCAACACCGGCGACGCGTCGCACGAGCCGCACATCCGCCGCCTCGTCGCCGTCGGCTGGCACGACACCGTCACCCGCGACGGCGTGGCGAGGGTGCCCGGGTCGGTCTTCATCGACGGGCTGGGCTCCAGCGAGATGGGGCACTCGATGTTCCACATCACCCACCGCGCCGACACCGACCGGTACGGCCGCTGCATCGGTCGCCCGTACCGGTTCGCCACCGTCGCGGTGCTCGACGCCGACGGCGAACCGGTGCCGACGGGTGAGGTGGGTTTCCTCGGCATCGACTCGCCGTCGCTGTTCCGTGGCTACTGGAACGACTCGGCCACCACGTACCGGTTCCGTCAGCGCGGCTGGTACCTGACCGGCGACCTGGTCCGCGCCGACGCCGACGGCCGTTACTACCACCTCGACCGGGCGGTGGACTCGGTGGAGACCGGTGACGGGCGACGCCTCTACACCGCGTTGAGCGAGGAGCGGATCCTCGCCGCCTGCCCGGACGTCACCGACTGCACAGTGGTGATCGTCGCCGAGGCCGGTGAGGTGGTCACCGACGTGTTGCTGGAGTTGGCCGCCGGCGCCGACGAGGCCGAGGACCGCACCGAGCGGGTCCGCACGGCCCTCGGCCCGGACGTCGGCGCGACGGTGCGTCGGGTCGTGCCGGTGCGTTCCGCCGACATCCCGGTCACCGTGACCGGCAAGGTCCGCAAGGTGGTCCTGCGGGAGCGCTACCTCACCGAGGCTGTCTCGTGA
- a CDS encoding beta-ketoacyl-[acyl-carrier-protein] synthase family protein, translated as MSALITGMGLFTPVGRGVEETFEALTTGRSGLTRPPDGHPAAQSLDVAGLLPDVDPRTVASGPETRVLDRIVVLALLAAADALADAGIEVGRDVDPERIGVIVGGVGGMATLEAQVLARAARGRAAVSPYLLTGILPNMPAARIAIAHGIRGYSSSVGTACASGAQAVADAVRLIATGEADVVLCGASEAPLFPTFADTFGNARALARAGTDPARASRPFDTSRSGFVLAEGAALLVLENAEHAAARGVSGYAEVAGFGASTDAYHPTAPRPDGAGAAACIRRALRSSGVPAAAVGYVNAHGTATKRGDIAETTALADVFGVGGVPVSSTKALTGHLLGASGVLETAATALALGRGLLPPTYHLDDPDPACPADHIRGTPRKADPEYAVTNSFGFGGQNVSLLLARVAEPRR; from the coding sequence GTGAGTGCCCTGATCACCGGGATGGGTCTGTTCACCCCGGTCGGGCGGGGTGTCGAGGAGACCTTCGAGGCGCTGACCACCGGGCGTTCCGGGTTGACCCGCCCGCCCGACGGGCACCCGGCGGCGCAGTCGCTGGACGTCGCCGGTCTGCTGCCCGACGTCGACCCGCGCACCGTCGCCTCCGGGCCGGAGACCCGGGTGCTGGACCGGATCGTGGTGCTCGCCCTGCTCGCCGCCGCCGACGCTCTCGCCGACGCCGGCATCGAGGTGGGCCGCGACGTCGACCCCGAGCGGATCGGGGTGATCGTCGGAGGGGTCGGCGGCATGGCCACGCTGGAGGCGCAGGTGCTGGCCCGCGCCGCCCGGGGGCGGGCGGCCGTCAGCCCGTACCTGCTCACCGGGATCCTGCCGAACATGCCGGCGGCGCGGATCGCCATCGCGCACGGCATCCGGGGTTACAGCTCGTCGGTCGGCACCGCCTGCGCCTCCGGTGCGCAGGCGGTCGCCGACGCGGTGCGGCTGATCGCGACCGGGGAGGCCGACGTGGTGCTCTGCGGGGCCAGTGAGGCGCCGCTGTTCCCGACCTTCGCGGACACCTTCGGCAACGCGCGGGCCCTGGCCCGTGCCGGCACCGACCCGGCCCGCGCCAGCCGGCCGTTCGACACCTCCCGCAGCGGCTTCGTGCTGGCCGAGGGCGCCGCGCTGCTGGTCCTGGAGAACGCCGAGCACGCCGCCGCGCGCGGGGTGAGCGGGTACGCCGAGGTGGCCGGCTTCGGGGCGAGCACCGACGCGTACCACCCGACCGCGCCCCGCCCGGACGGCGCCGGCGCGGCCGCCTGCATCCGCCGGGCGCTGCGCAGCTCCGGTGTGCCGGCGGCGGCCGTCGGTTACGTCAACGCGCACGGCACCGCCACGAAGCGCGGCGACATCGCGGAGACCACCGCCCTCGCGGACGTCTTCGGTGTCGGCGGCGTTCCGGTCAGCTCCACCAAAGCGCTCACCGGCCACCTGCTCGGCGCGTCCGGTGTCCTGGAGACGGCGGCCACCGCGTTGGCGCTCGGCCGAGGGCTGCTGCCGCCGACGTACCACCTCGACGACCCGGACCCGGCCTGCCCGGCGGACCACATTCGTGGCACGCCGCGCAAGGCCGACCCGGAGTACGCGGTGACGAACTCGTTCGGGTTCGGCGGTCAGAACGTGAGCCTGCTGCTCGCGCGTGTCGCCGAGCCGAGGAGGTGA
- the hppD gene encoding 4-hydroxyphenylpyruvate dioxygenase, whose translation MDIRGIDHIELYVGDARQAAFYFSTAVGFDVCGQGGPETGLDGQRSLLLCHGDIRLLLTSGLSAEHPAARYVQRHGDGIAVVAVEVDDVASAYAELVARGATAVTPPTTRTGADAEVVFAEVDGFADVRHRLVQRRGDRADFLPGAITPTPPSAQEHPPVLAEIDHLAVCVPPGQLDDTVRHFESLFDFAQIFEEHIEVDGQGMNSKVVQSGSGRVTVVLLEPDRARRPGQIDAFLDQHAGGGVQHLGLRTDDILTAVEALGRRGVRFAGTPGSYYDALEARVGRVDAPLERLRELGVLVDSDHDGQLLQIFAESMHVRRTLFLELIERRGARGFGSGNIKALYEAKERELATVAATPQGVGA comes from the coding sequence ATGGACATCCGTGGTATCGACCACATCGAACTCTACGTGGGGGACGCCCGACAGGCGGCCTTCTACTTCAGCACCGCCGTCGGCTTCGACGTCTGCGGCCAGGGTGGCCCGGAGACCGGGCTGGACGGGCAGCGCTCACTGCTGCTCTGCCACGGCGACATCCGGTTGCTGCTCACCTCCGGGCTGAGCGCCGAGCATCCGGCGGCGCGGTACGTGCAGCGTCACGGCGACGGCATCGCTGTCGTCGCGGTCGAGGTCGACGACGTGGCGTCCGCGTACGCCGAGCTGGTGGCTCGCGGCGCGACGGCGGTGACGCCACCGACCACCCGCACCGGCGCGGACGCCGAGGTGGTGTTCGCCGAGGTGGACGGGTTCGCCGACGTGCGGCACCGGTTGGTGCAGCGCCGTGGGGACCGGGCGGACTTCCTGCCCGGGGCCATCACACCGACGCCGCCGTCGGCGCAGGAGCACCCGCCGGTGCTCGCCGAGATCGACCACCTCGCGGTCTGCGTGCCACCCGGTCAGCTCGACGACACGGTGCGCCACTTCGAGTCGCTGTTCGACTTCGCGCAGATCTTCGAGGAGCACATCGAGGTCGACGGGCAGGGGATGAACTCGAAGGTGGTGCAGAGCGGATCCGGTCGGGTGACGGTGGTGCTGCTGGAACCGGACCGGGCCCGGCGCCCGGGGCAGATCGACGCGTTCCTCGACCAGCACGCCGGTGGGGGAGTGCAGCACCTGGGCCTGCGCACCGACGACATCCTCACCGCCGTCGAGGCGCTGGGCCGGCGCGGGGTGCGCTTCGCGGGCACCCCGGGCAGCTACTACGACGCCCTGGAGGCCCGGGTCGGTCGGGTGGACGCGCCGCTGGAGCGGCTGCGTGAGCTGGGCGTCCTCGTCGACTCCGACCACGACGGCCAACTGTTGCAGATCTTCGCCGAGTCGATGCACGTGCGCCGCACCCTGTTCCTGGAGCTGATCGAACGGCGCGGCGCGCGGGGCTTCGGCAGCGGCAACATCAAGGCGCTCTACGAGGCCAAGGAACGGGAACTCGCCACCGTGGCGGCCACCCCGCAGGGGGTGGGCGCATGA